A segment of the Fibrobacter succinogenes subsp. succinogenes S85 genome:
ACCGACGTAGTCCACGATGTGGTACTGACGGCCAGTGTAGCTAGCAACCTTGTCCATGTACTTCTGGACAATTTCCGGAACCTTTGCATAGAACGGGTTCACGGTTTCACGACCCTGGAAGTAAACGTCCGGGTTCTGGGCGGTACCGCGCATAGTCGGGCGGTCCGGTGTGAGGCAGCGTTCGCGGCATGCCTTCACATACTTTTCGTCGATGACGTTACGGATAACGCCGTCTTCGAGAGCTTCAATCTTCATCACTTCGTGAGAGGTACGGAAACCGTCGAAGAAGTGCATAAACGGAACGCGGCTTTCGAGCGTAGAAGCGTGGGCCACGAGAGCGAGGTCCTGGCATTCCTGTACGCAGCTGGAGGCGAGCATTGCAAAACCCGTCTGGCGGCAAGCCATAACGTCGGAGTGGTCACCGAAAATGGAAAGGCCCTGCATAGCAAGAGCACGTGCAGTGACGTGGAAGACCGTGGGGGTCAGTTCGCCCGCAATCTTGTACATGTTCGGGATCATCAAGAGAAGACCCTGAGATGCGGTGAAGGTCGTGGTCAAAGCACCGGCCTGCAAAGCACCGTGAACGGTACCGGCAGCGCCACCTTCGGACTGCATTTCAAACACGCGGGGAACCTGTCCCCAAATATTCTTCTTGCCTGCAGCACTCCAGTTGTCGGCGTGCTCAGCCATAGGACTAGACGGTGTAATCGGGTAAATTGCAGCGACTTCGCTAACCGCAAATGCAACGTTAGCGGTGGCTTCGTTACCGTCACACGCAATCATCTTTTTTGCCATGGATATCTCCGTTTTTAGGTTTTTTCGTAAAAAATCTGATCATATACACCTTCGGCGTGCATTACACGCAAGAAGGGCAAAAATCCACGCATAAAATTAAATAAGATTACCCAAAACGGACAACCAATTTTTGAAAAAAGTTTAAAAATTAAGCAGCTTTTGGTTAATCTCGATTTCAAGTCCCGCGTAGCTTGGGCCGAATTTTTGGCGAAGCGTGGTCGTAAGGCCATCGGACTTGCCCAAATACGGGTAATTCTTGCGGATTTTAAGCCACGGGGCGCGTTCGTGGATGTTCTGGATGAGCGTTTGCGCAATTTTTACTTCGGCAGGTCGGCTCGGGTCATAGAGAATCCCGACATCGGCATCGCGCTCGATACCATTTAATATAGGCGTAAAGCTATGAATACCGAGGTGGATGACCTTGAGCGGCGCTTCCTTAGGTGCATTTTTCTCATTTTTGCGCGCTCTCGCAGGAATTTCACTCGCGACAAAGTTTTCAATTTTCTCACGGTATTTTTCCCAAAGACTCATCATGTGCGATTTTACAGAGCTTGGTAATCCGACGGTGTACTCCGAAAAGAACGTCTTGTTGGTCGCACTGCGGTTCATGTCGACCACGAGTCTCGAGAACCGACTAGAGCAATGGAAGTCGGGCTTTAATCGTTTTACAAGATTTGAAAATACTTTATATGCACCAATGTCGTAAGCGCGGTGGGAGGCGAGAACGTCATCGGGAATCTTGGAATCGCGGAGAGCGCGCAGGACGAAATCCGGCACAGCGTTGCTCGCATGTTCGCAGGTAATCATCAGTGCCGGAGCTTTCATTACTTTTTCTCCACAACCAGGATGTTTCCATCGTACGTCATGACACCCAGCAAAATGCTGTGAATCAGACGGAACTTGTCAACTTTATAATAAGGACCGTTTGCCATCGGGTTTGTACAATCCGGGTCTGCAACCATGAACTGCTTCTTTTCATCGAGTCCGTAAAGCACTACGAAATGCCCCATCGGCTCGCCGTGGATATCGTCAAAGACGGACTGGTCTTTTTCGTTTGTGTATTCGCGGGGAGAACGGTAAAGGTATGTGGCACTGAGGCCGCAAAGCACCGGAATGCCTCGCTTGAAATAGCTTTCGAACATGCTTGCGCGGAGGTCTGCCGTAGCGACGGTTCCGCCAAGGTCAATGAATCGGATATAGGCGTCAATTGCCTTTTTGAGCTTGGGGGCGTGCTTTGCTTTGTGCAAAGCGACCAGCTTTTCGCGGAGCTCGGGCATCTTGAGTTTGCTCCACGTCGGGTCAAAAATCTTGAGATTGTAAGAATAAATAGTAGCCTTGAAACCACGCTTGAGCGCGTCAATGCCAAGGAAAACGCCTAGCGTGCCACCTTCTTCCAAAAATTCAATTTCGGAAATGAGCTTTTTAAGGGGAATGTTATAGCCAAGATAAGAGTAAACAGCGTGTAGGCTAGTCGGTCCGCACGTAACATCGTCTGGCTGAGGGAGTATTTTCAAATCCATCGAGTGCCTCGTTATTAACCGTGGCGGTTTGATCATCAAATCGTCAATTCGCACGCAAATATACAAAAATTTTGTAGGGCTTACCGCCCAAAGCCCTTTTGAAAAAAGTTAAAAAAGAATATTATGCGGGCGGGGCCCCAGCTCGGAGTTGACGCCGACGGCGTCAGCGGCTTCACTCGGTCATGTTCGCCAGCAAGCTGTCGCCCGCGACTCTCGTTTTGCACGCTACTGCGAAGGAATAGCCTTGGCTGACGCTATTTCTTGTTACGAGATTTTTTGATTAGTGTATTAGTTTAATGTAATTAGTTATCTTTTTTATTAGTATGAGAGATTTTTTAGGGGCTTTCGTTTCAGTCTTTTTTGCAATCGCGTTTTGGGCGTGTTCGGATTCTTCGGTGGGCGCTGCGGACGAGGATTCTCGCGCAGGCATTTTCGTTGACGCTCGCGATTCGCAAAGCTACAAGACCATTGAAATAGGTGGCCAAGTCTGGATGGCTCAAAACTTGAATTATTTTGATGCTTCGGACTCGCTTTACAAAAGAACGTCTTGCTATAACGACAGCGCAGAGTATTGCGAAAAGCAGGGGAGACTTTACGCCTGGAATGTAGCGATGGTCGCTTGCCCGGAAGGTTGGAAAATCCCATCAAAATCTGATTTTGATAGCTTGATTGAAGCTGTAGGCGGTTTTGATTTTGCCGCCGATTCCTTGATGGCGCTGGAATTTATTTCGGAAATCGGTGGCGGTTACCATTTCTTGGAGTACTATAATTATTTTGACGAATACGCCTACTTTTGGACAACCGATGAGGTCCGTGCAAATTACGCCCGCACTGTAATGCTCGAAAAAGACTGCTCTAGCGTATCGTACGATGAAACTTACGAAGAATTTGCCCTCTCCGTCAGATGTGTGAGGAAATAAAAATGCGATTTTGGCTATTTACTTGTCCTGATGATTTTGCTGCAGAACATGACGATATCGAAGAAATGTTTCGCCGTGGTTTAACCCGTTTGATTCTCGATAAGCGTGGGCGAGGAGGGAATGCTCGTGCGACTTTCAACGATTACGACCGTTGGCTGCTAGGTCTCCCGATGGAATTGCGCGACCGCATCTGGGTGCGTGGAACGCCTGACATGGCTGAAGAGCTTGATGTTCGCGGTTGCGTCTGCGATGCAAAAAGTTTCATGGGCGAGGTCCCTGAAAGCTGGAAACGCATCAACTGTGTCGCCCTTTGCAAAAACGCGGAAGAAGCCGAAAAGCTCCCGGAATGGGTGGCAGGCGCTCTCGTTGGCCCGATTATGCAACCGCTTTCGGCGATTGAACCTGTTGAAACGCTTGGAACTTCTTTAAGCATAAATGCAAAAGCCTCCCTCATTTTATGGGGAGGCGTCGATACGGATACGATTGACGATTTCAAGAAGTTGTCGTCCGCTGGCGTCGCTTCGCTCGGTGGCGTCTGGAATTACGCCGACCCCGTGAATGCTTTTATAAAGCTTAATAGATTGGTCAATAGCATTTAGTCAATGGTCTTTGGTTTCTGTTAGGCGACTCTGCCGTGATTCTTTAACTAATGACTAATAACCAGTGACTAACGACTATTTTACTACGAACATTCCGTTGCGCGGCTTGCCAGAAAGTCTGTTGCCGAGCAAATCGAAATAAATGGGGTTGCGGTTCAAACGTAAATCCTTGCGGCTTTCGCGCGTTCCGCGATTACCAATGCTTACCGGAGGCTGTTCTTCATACGGGTGATCCGGATCATCTACGACAATCTTGATTTTAGCAACGCTCTTGCAGCCTGTTTCGTTTGTGTACGTCACTGTGTAATAGCCGCTCTTGGTGCCGTCCAGATTCTTAAGCGTGTTTTCGCGAGTGGTAGATTTGAATCCGTCTGGACCTTCCCAGCTCCAAATTTTGCCATCCCACGGGTGCGGGCCAAGTTGCACTGTTGCGCCCTTGGCGACATTCAAATCGGTTGTTTCTTTCCAACCGTCATCGCCAACTTTTACGTACGGGATAATCTTTGTCGGGCTGCATGGCCCCACGACTTTCTTGCCATCGCAGACGCCAATCGAATCCGGAATTTCAATCACCTTTGGCTCGAAATCTGGCGTGGGGAAAACTTTCATGAGTGCTGCTGTTTCTTGTGCGGTAATCGGGAGGATTGTGCCATGACGTGGCGTGAATGCGCCGCTTGTCTTGGTGTTCTGCACGAATTTGAATGTATTGAGGTCCGAGCTAGACGTGAACTGGTAATGCCCATTCACGTAGCAGTCGTACATCAAGACCCAGGAATTTTGGTTGATGAGCTTGAACACTCCTGCACCTTCGACCGCTTCGGTTGTTTGCTGCAAAGCGCCGCTTCTGTTGTACCACGTTGGCCCCTTAGTCCCATTTTCGGAGGTGAGAGTCCTTGCCTGCACCTTGCAGATGCCGCCATCGCCTTCGTTCTTGTAAAATGCGTGATAAAGCTTGTCTATAGGATTATAGACAATATCCATATCAATGGTCGATTTGCCGCGGTCAAAGAAATGAATCGGGTCGCCTTCGAGGTCGGTAAAGTCTTCGTTGGCGTAGTTGAAAAACACCTTGTCGTAAGGAATCGTCCCGTCATTTGTCAACAGCGAGTAATAAACGAGTGGCCTGCCTTTGCTCCCGTCCTTGTTCACATAATTTGCGTCCCAGATGGTTTCGGGAGCCCACACGCGGGTGACGTTTGCAAAGTTTTTTCCTTTGTACTTGTCCGGGAAATGCACTGTACTGTGCTTCCAGTTGATGAGGTCGCGGGACTTCATCAGCACCATGCCACGGTTACTAGCCCATCCTTCGGCGCTCTTCATGTCGGTATTGACCATGTAGAACCAGCCATCAGGCGCACGTAGCACATGCGGATCACGGAGGCCTTTTTTGATACTCACGGAGTCGGCGGCCACGACGCGCTTGCCGTTATTCATCGGGGTGAAGTTGTATCCGTCGTTACTGAGGGCGTAATAGATGTTTTCGTTGTCGTTGGCTGGAAAATATGCAAAGAGGTAGTTGGAGTATGGTTCAAATCCGTGGATGGAAACCTTGTTCTTTACAACTTGTTTTTTATCGCTCAAATAGTCTTGCACGGTCGCCGTGAGCGTGACTTCTTTGTTTTCGCCGACAAAACGACCATTAATGTGTCCATCATGGGTGAGGAACAGCGTATCGCTGCTTTCCCAGGTGATTGCAAAGGATTCCCCGCCCAACTTTATCGTGTCGGGGAGGGTAAGATCATTATAAAGGTCGTTGATTATGTTGCCAAGGGCCACGCTATCGACTGCCCGATAGAACGGAGTGATATCGACAATTTCATCGGCTTGAACTGTGCTAGCCAGAAATGCGCTAGTAAAGAGTACTTTGGTCCATCCCAAACGATTTTTCATAAAAACTCCAAATTTATACTCCTAATATACTTTCTGCTATGACGAAAATCACTAAATCATGGTGTGGAACCTTTGAGAAATAATCCATAGAGAAAAATAAGACTATTTTATGTTCTATGGTGTAATAAAATGAGTTGTAATATTTAGATTATTTAACGTATATTATGAATATGGATCGCACTCGTTTAAAAATTTTAGTTGTTGATGATACCAAGACGAATATTGACGTGTTGGAGGGGATTCTATCGAACGATTACGACGTTTGTGTTGCACTTAATGGGAAAAAAGCTATTGAGCTCACCGAAAAGATCCGCCCGGACTTGATTTTGCTTGATGTGATGATGCCGGAAATGGATGGTTACGAGACATTGAGGATCATGCGCGAGAAGAATATCCTTCAGGGTATTCCTGTGATTTTCTTGACGGCCAAGGCTGATAGCAAGAGCGAACAGATTGGATTAGATCTCGGTGCTGTTGATTATATCACTAAGCCGTTCAACCCAGCACTCGTGACGCTCCGCATCAAGAACCAGCTCCAGCTAAAGCTCCAGCGCGACCACTTGCACGATCTTGTCGATGAAAAGACGGCGGACCTCCGCAGGACGCTTAAGGTCATGCTTACGAGTCTTGGTTCGCTTGCCGAATACCGTGATCCCGAAACGGGGGAGCACATCAAGCGTACGCAGATTATTGTTCAGCGCCTTGCAGAAGAGCTTCGTAAGAATTCAAAGTTCACCGAAACGATTACACCGGAATACATTGAAAATTTGGCGACTGCCGCCCCGCTCCATGATATAGGCAAGGTTGGCATTCACGACCGTATCTTGCGCAAGCCGGGAACGCTCACGCAAGACGAACGTGAAATCATGATGCAGCACCCGCAGATGGGTTACGATGTTTTGCAGGAAGCGACCAAGGAACTTCATGATAGCCCGATGGTGCGTATAGCTGCAGAAATGGCTCTCGGTCACCATGAACATTGGAACGGTGACGGTTACCCAAACCACAAGAAACACGACGATATTCCGATTGGAGCCCGCATCATGGCGGTTGCCGATGTTTACGATGCCCTTGTCTCGAAACGCCCGTATAAAGAACCATACCCGCATGAGGTCGCTGTCAAAGAAATTGTCAAGGGCCGTGGGACGCAGTTTGACCCCGACGTTGTCGATGCGTTCCTCGCCATAGCAGACCAATTGCCCGAAATTTACGAACGGTTCAAAG
Coding sequences within it:
- a CDS encoding glycoside hydrolase family 43 protein; amino-acid sequence: MKNRLGWTKVLFTSAFLASTVQADEIVDITPFYRAVDSVALGNIINDLYNDLTLPDTIKLGGESFAITWESSDTLFLTHDGHINGRFVGENKEVTLTATVQDYLSDKKQVVKNKVSIHGFEPYSNYLFAYFPANDNENIYYALSNDGYNFTPMNNGKRVVAADSVSIKKGLRDPHVLRAPDGWFYMVNTDMKSAEGWASNRGMVLMKSRDLINWKHSTVHFPDKYKGKNFANVTRVWAPETIWDANYVNKDGSKGRPLVYYSLLTNDGTIPYDKVFFNYANEDFTDLEGDPIHFFDRGKSTIDMDIVYNPIDKLYHAFYKNEGDGGICKVQARTLTSENGTKGPTWYNRSGALQQTTEAVEGAGVFKLINQNSWVLMYDCYVNGHYQFTSSSDLNTFKFVQNTKTSGAFTPRHGTILPITAQETAALMKVFPTPDFEPKVIEIPDSIGVCDGKKVVGPCSPTKIIPYVKVGDDGWKETTDLNVAKGATVQLGPHPWDGKIWSWEGPDGFKSTTRENTLKNLDGTKSGYYTVTYTNETGCKSVAKIKIVVDDPDHPYEEQPPVSIGNRGTRESRKDLRLNRNPIYFDLLGNRLSGKPRNGMFVVK
- a CDS encoding FISUMP domain-containing protein, encoding MRDFLGAFVSVFFAIAFWACSDSSVGAADEDSRAGIFVDARDSQSYKTIEIGGQVWMAQNLNYFDASDSLYKRTSCYNDSAEYCEKQGRLYAWNVAMVACPEGWKIPSKSDFDSLIEAVGGFDFAADSLMALEFISEIGGGYHFLEYYNYFDEYAYFWTTDEVRANYARTVMLEKDCSSVSYDETYEEFALSVRCVRK
- a CDS encoding N-formylglutamate amidohydrolase, which translates into the protein MKAPALMITCEHASNAVPDFVLRALRDSKIPDDVLASHRAYDIGAYKVFSNLVKRLKPDFHCSSRFSRLVVDMNRSATNKTFFSEYTVGLPSSVKSHMMSLWEKYREKIENFVASEIPARARKNEKNAPKEAPLKVIHLGIHSFTPILNGIERDADVGILYDPSRPAEVKIAQTLIQNIHERAPWLKIRKNYPYLGKSDGLTTTLRQKFGPSYAGLEIEINQKLLNF
- a CDS encoding HD-GYP domain-containing protein, with the translated sequence MDRTRLKILVVDDTKTNIDVLEGILSNDYDVCVALNGKKAIELTEKIRPDLILLDVMMPEMDGYETLRIMREKNILQGIPVIFLTAKADSKSEQIGLDLGAVDYITKPFNPALVTLRIKNQLQLKLQRDHLHDLVDEKTADLRRTLKVMLTSLGSLAEYRDPETGEHIKRTQIIVQRLAEELRKNSKFTETITPEYIENLATAAPLHDIGKVGIHDRILRKPGTLTQDEREIMMQHPQMGYDVLQEATKELHDSPMVRIAAEMALGHHEHWNGDGYPNHKKHDDIPIGARIMAVADVYDALVSKRPYKEPYPHEVAVKEIVKGRGTQFDPDVVDAFLAIADQLPEIYERFKDTSSSEECKD